One window from the genome of Oreochromis niloticus isolate F11D_XX linkage group LG20, O_niloticus_UMD_NMBU, whole genome shotgun sequence encodes:
- the LOC112843234 gene encoding uncharacterized protein LOC112843234, which yields MSAVSVTKSPDHTVDGGETSSAATFLDLTGREKDPSMKVHRQLEYCRRTVHAGIRIAQTQMHKSHEEEEQERERERGGFFFRQQFKNGGSVLSCRTRLAALPVVSCPVSAVFDLTGSRLVSPPARRQGAAACPVDPSEPDCERIRARQSGAALPPVPTGYHGNQDSRERRGHGDGPRPAAGPGPGAPAEEFQDWCLRTYGDSGKTKTVTRRKYNKILQTLLQGDEENSHALFLHEKSGNHINAKFKFWVKSKGFQVGTLPDAKGGSAGGPVLYVPIKAATCADGVSAVDSSLKRVAVVEDFFDIIYAMHVEISSDPGKAPKHAGQKKTYKAIAETYAFLPREAVTRFLMSCGECQKRMHISTTAQDCKENDRPSPQVSEVIDYNVPLTTTYMKQMKLQSISSTKEQPVT from the exons ATGAGCGCGGTATCTGTTACCAAATCACCAGATCACACTGTGGACGGTGGCGAGACTTCTTCTGCCGCCACATTTTTAGACTTGACAGGCAGAGAGAAAGATCCCAGCATGAAAGTCCACCGCCAGCTAGAGTACTGCAGGCGCACCGTGCATGCTGGGATCCGCATCGCTCAAACGCAGATGCATAAATCACAC gaggaggaggagcaggagagggagagggagaggggaggCTTTTTTTTCAGACAGCAATTTAAAAACGGAGGAAGCGTGCTCTCCTGTCGGACACGGTTAGCGGCTCTGCCCGTTGTCAGCTGCCCGGTGTCGGCCGTGTTTGATCTCACCGGGTCCAGACTCGTTTCTCCCCCGGCGCGGAGGCAGGGAGCCGCCGCGTGTCCGGTGGATCCGTCAGAACCGGACTGTGAGCGGATTCGCGCACGGCAGAGCGGAGCGGCTCTACCTCCCGTCCCAACCGGTTATCATGGCAACCAGGACAGCCGGGAGCGCAGGGGACACGGTGACGGCCCCCGCCCTGCAGCGGGCCCGGGCCCCGGGGCTCCCGCGGAGGAGTTCCAGGACTGGTGCCTGCGCACGTACGGAGACTCCGGTAAGACGAAGACCGTGACCCGCCGCAAGTACAACAAGATCCTGCAGACGCTGCTGCAGGGGGACGAGGAGAACAGCCACGCGCTGTTCCTGCACGAGAAGAGCGGAAACCACATCAACGCCAAGTTCAAGTTCTGGGTCAAATCCAAAGGCTTCCAGGTCGGGACGCTGCCCGACGCCAAGGGCGGCTCCGCGGGCGGCCCGGTGCTCTACGTGCCCATCAAGGCGGCGACG TGTGCGGACGGCGTTTCGGCGGTGGACTCGTCCCTGAAGCGTGTGGCGGTGGTGGAGGACTTCTTCGACATCATCTACGCCATGCACGTGGAGATCAGCAGCGACCCCGGCAAAGCACCGAAGCACGCCGGCCAGAAGAAGACCTACAAAGCT ATAGCGGAGACGTACGCCTTCCTGCCCAGAGAGGCGGTGACTCGCTTCCTGATGAGCTGCGGCGAGTGTCAGAAGAGGATGCACATCAGCACCACCGCGCAGGACTGCAAAG AGAACGACAGGCCGAGCCCTCAGGTGTCAGAGGTCATCGACTACAACGTGCCTCTCACCACCACCTACATGAAGCAGATGAAGCTGCAGAGCATCAGCAGCACTAAG GAGCAGCCTGTGACTTAA